Proteins encoded within one genomic window of Episyrphus balteatus chromosome 1, idEpiBalt1.1, whole genome shotgun sequence:
- the LOC129905996 gene encoding cysteine protease ATG4B — MDNVFVTYLGTDGGLCAEPDDIPKVNTTVWVLGKSYNAIQEIELIRRDIQSKLWCTYRRGFVPLGECQLTTDKGWGCMLRCGQMVLAQALIDLHLGRDWFWTPECFDATYLKIVNRFEDSRKSFFSIHQIALMGDSEDKKVGQWFGPNTVAQVMKKLVRYDDWCSIVVHVALDNVVVTDEIYSLCLESETNDDTWKPLLLIIPLRLGLNTINPIYVPALKKCFELVGSVGMIGGRPNQALYFIGYVDDEVLFLDPHTTQRSGSVGNKSSIDESDLDETYHQKYAGRIDFQAMDPSLALCFLCKSRISFEIIIDKLKTEVIPSSSQPLFEITKARSPEWKSAAVASGMNCTNQEGFEDLNHLRATGAATNKEDEGSDEDFEIIS; from the exons ATGGACAATGTATTCGTCACGTATTTAGGCACAGACGGGGGACTCTGTGCCGAGCCAGATGATATTCCCAAAGTCAATACAACAGTTTGGGTTCTTGGAAAGAGTTATAATGCTATTCAGG AAATAGAACTTATCCGTCGAGATATTCAATCCAAATTATGGTGCACTTATCGTCGAGGATTTGTTCCTCTGGGCGAATGTCAACTGACCACCGATAAAGGATGGGGTTGTATGTTGCGTTGTGGGCAGATGGTTTTGGCGCAGGCTTTGATTGACTTGCATCTCGGGAGAGATTGGTTTTGGACGCCAGAATGTTTTGATGCAACTTATTTGAAGATTGTCAATCGTTTTGAAGATTCGAGAAAGAGTTTCTTTTCGATTCATCAAATTGCATTGATGGGTGATTCGGAGGATAAGAAAGTTGGACAATGGTTTGGACCGAATACTGTGGCTCAAGTGATGAA AAAACTTGTTCGCTATGATGACTGGTGTTCAATTGTTGTGCATGTTGCTTTGGATAATGTTGTAGTCACTGATGAAATAT acTCACTTTGCCTTGAAAGCGAAACAAATGATGACACCTGGAAGCCATTGCTACTGATCATTCCTCTGCGTTTGGGATTAAATACGATCAATCCAATTTACGTGCCTGCCTTGAAGAAATGCTTTGAACTAGTCGGTAGTGTGGGAATGATTGGTGGCCGTCCCAATCAAGCACTTTACTTCATTGGCTATGTGGACGATGAAGTATTATTCTTAGATCCACACACAACACAACGTTCAGGTAGCGTAGGTAATAAAagttctattgacgaatctgaTTTAGATGAAACATACCATCAAAAGTATGCCGGACGAATTGATTTCCAAGCAATGGATCCTTCATTAGCTTTG TGCTTCCTTTGCAAATCACGAATCAGTTTTGAAATAATCATCGATAAACTGAAAACCGAGGTCATACCCTCGAGTAGTCAGCCATTGTTTGAAATCACAAAAGCTCGATCACCCGAATGGAAATCAGCGGCTGTTGCAAGTGGAATGAATTGCACTAATCAAGAAG GTTTTGAAGATCTTAACCATCTTCGTGCAACTGGAGCAGCGACGAACAAAGAGGACGAAGGCTCAGATGAGGACTTTGAAATAATTTCGTAG
- the LOC129905873 gene encoding protein asteroid, which produces MGVRGLTSYIARHAEQYLKPYELHDCNLVIDGDNLACNLYKDVAGKNSAFGGDYDAFYRTVIEFFHVLSECNIRAYVLMDGGYEKKKLRTVWQRLRGKITVIKKIDPLNSSHIFPLMMREVFVDAVKDCGVPVMRCVFEADDELAALSRKLNCPVLSYDSDFYIHNVKYIPLVTLTVKAHKKKVNPKNVDNAKLTKSNARHLEKRTKSQKIIKDIQVDSEDRNAPKTGKTYKYLDCCLYKIDHLVEKGRLSKEKLPLFAALLGNDYIQRSAFKSFFTQMRQIGMGKKTSRLHKRIQRILVWLRHETLESASNKILGTLKKSERNKLQIQIKGAVEGYSIENCASYQFFKTHYENAIEDSIESENDESAEESDEENEEDFLEDGTDKEEELEDEEETEEADEYISGDDIVIEEIAILENGETKIERNDDNDDEDEIDPNTFLPQWFRDRLYPANLPRFLVDLAHLRIYINNPQIEHFTFNDCNEISIPILKHMFTLLYNISGYDEDKIFNEGILTDDEVPYFRYLTRLTRVTNIHTVRYPLEALPDISFNPISPNVELFRIVFRKLKLDSDKLFREIEKIPSDLQIYFLSLIYWIQKTPHADLHHLHSLLICLVVLRTLDSKVEPIRDCKAFQKRFGNIIKKEKLVRAKEQEAGKVKEVRPEIHNLSTIDKMKYISKVDCLLVQENLLKHFHMQELFKKKYDAFSSTILHGFSEFQSVVFNIHALNGLLGNIYESPKMAHAYCGVFLYNMYDLLRSRIDLNYFIQQHIFRYSPMMFDLYEFFWNWCEQFIPEWQKNKTAESTLTVSKNVLKKRKAAAKKKAAAATAAVERVDPTAGMLESESTQEEQDDFYDLNNKFCTLLEIR; this is translated from the exons ATGGGTGTTCGCGGACTAACAAGTTACATCGCCCGCCATGCCGAACAATATCTCAAACCCTACGAATTGCATGACTGCAATTTGGTCATCGATGGAGACAATTTGGCTTGTAATTTGTACAAAGACGTTGCTGGTAAGAACTCAGCTTTTGGCGGTGATTATGATGCATTCTATCGCACAGTTATCGAATTCTTCCATGTCCTCAGTGAGTGTAATATTCGCGCTTACGTCCTCATGGATGGTGGctatgaaaagaaaaaactacGAACTGTTTGGCAGAGATTGCGTGGCAAAATaacagtaataaaaaaaatagatccaCTCAATTCGTCACATATCTTTCCTCTGATGATGAGGGAAGTGTTTGTTGACGCTGTCAAGGACTGTGGAGTCCCTGTAATGAGATGTGTCTTCGAAGCTGACGATGAGTTGGCTGCATTGAGTCGAAAGTTGAACTGTCCAGTTCTCAGTTATGATTCAGATTTTTATATTCACAATGTCAAATATATTCCTTTGGTAACATTGACTGTAAAAGCTCATAAAAAGAAAGTCAATCCAAAAAATGTTGATAATGCCAAATTAACCAAATCAAATGCAAGACATTTGGAAAAACGAACCAAGTCTCAGAAAATCATTAAAGACATTCAAGTTGATTCAGAAGATAGAAATGCACCAAAGACAGGAAAAACTTATAAATATCTTGATTGttgtttatataaaattgaTCATTTAGTTGAAAAGGGTAGATTGAGTAAGGAAAAGTTGCCACTTTTTGCAGCTTTGTTGGGAAATGATTATATACAAAGGAGCGCTTTTAAATCTTTCTTTACACAAATGAGACAGATTGGAATGGGGAAGAAAACTTCTCGACTACATAAGAGAATACAGAGAATACTTGTGTGGTTGAGACATGAAACACTTGAATCGGCATCGAATAAGATTCTCGGGACGCTAAAGAAG tctGAAAGAAACAAACTTCAGATCCAAATAAAAGGCGCCGTAGAAGGATATTCAATTGAAAACTGTGCCTCCTATCAGTTTTTTAAGACTCATTATGAAAATGCTATTGAAGACAGTATTGAAAGTGAAAATGATGAATCAGCAGAGGAATCAGACGAAGAAAACGAAGAAGATTTTCTAGAAGATGGAACAGATAAAGAAGAAGAACTTGAAGATGAGGAAGAAACGGAAGAAGCAGATGAATATATAAGTGGTGATGATATAGTTATCGAAGAAATTGCTATTTTAGAGAATGGAGAGACTAAAATAGAACGGAACGACGATAATGATGATGAAGACGAAATCGATCCAAATACATTTCTACCTCAATGGTTCAGGGATCGCCTATATCCAGCCAATCTCCCACGATTCCTTGTAGATTTAGCTCATCTTCGAATCTACATCAATAATCCTCAAATCGAACATTTTACCTTCAATGATTGCAATGAAATTTCGATTCCAATTCTTAAACACATGTTCACTTTGCTTTATAATATCAGTGGATATGATGAGGATAAGATTTTCAATGAAGGTATTTTAACAGATGATGAAGTTCCTTATTTTCGTTATTTAACTCGATTGACCCGCGTTACAAATATACACACTGTCAGGTATCCTTTGGAAGCCCTACCAGATATTTCATTTAATCCAATTTCACCGAATGTGGAACTATTTAGAATAGTTTTTAGGAAACTAAAATTAGATTCTGATAAACTCTTCAGAGAAATCGAAAAGATTCCTTCTGATCTTCAAATATATTTTCTCTCCTTGATCTATTGGATACAAAAGACTCCTCATGCAGATCTCCATCATTTGCATTCACTTCTTATTTGTCTTGTGGTATTAAGGACTTTGGATTCCAAAGTGGAACCCATTCGAGATTGTAAAGCTTTCCAAAAAAGATTTGGAAATATCATTAAAAAGGAAAAACTTGTCCGAGCGAAAGAGCAAGAAGCTGGTAAAGTCAAAGAGGTCCGTCCCGAAATTCATAACCTATCAACTATTGACAAAATGAAGTACATATCGAAAGTGGATTGCCTTCTGGTGCAGGAAAATCTCTTAAAGCACTTTCACATGCAAgaattgtttaagaaaaaatacgaTGCATTCTCATCGACGATTCTTCATGGTTTCTCAGAGTTTCAATCGGTTGTGTTTAATATTCATGCTCTAAATGGTTTACTGGGCAATATTTATGAAAGTCCCAAAATGGCACACGCTTATTGTGGAGTTTTTCTCTATAATATGTATGATTTATTGAGATCGAGAAttgatttgaattattttattcaACAACATATCTTCCGATATTCGCCAATGATGTTTGATTTATATGAATTCTTTTGGAATTGGTGTGAACAATTTATACCGGAATGgcagaaaaataaaacagcTGAAAGTACATTGACTGTgagtaaaaatgttttgaaaaagagaAAAGCTGCGGCAAAGAAGAAAGCTGCTGCTGCAACAGCAGCTGTGGAGAGAGTGGATCCTACTGCTGGTATGTTGGAATCCGAATCGACTCAAGAAGAACAagatgatttttatgatttgaataacaaattttgtactttgTTGGAAATAAGATGA